Proteins from a single region of Streptomyces sp. TN58:
- a CDS encoding helix-turn-helix domain-containing protein, with protein sequence MTETETGGDDRPLLAVRLDDLFKTVRPKGKHWTNAEVAEELKRANPELKVGGVYLSQLRTGKRSNPSPDLLAALARFFGVSVAYFFDDKVAQSVLSEIAAIEALRQSGVRAVAMRAAGMKKENLQAITAIMDQYRQLQGLPPVDDPSSPE encoded by the coding sequence ATGACGGAGACCGAGACCGGGGGCGATGACCGGCCCCTGCTCGCAGTGCGTCTCGACGACCTGTTCAAGACGGTCCGCCCCAAGGGCAAGCACTGGACCAACGCCGAGGTGGCGGAGGAACTGAAGCGGGCCAACCCCGAACTCAAGGTGGGGGGCGTGTACCTGTCGCAGCTGCGGACGGGGAAGCGCTCGAATCCGTCCCCCGACCTCCTCGCCGCCCTGGCCCGCTTCTTCGGCGTCTCGGTGGCCTACTTCTTCGACGACAAGGTGGCCCAGTCGGTCCTCAGCGAGATCGCCGCCATCGAGGCGCTGCGCCAGTCCGGGGTCCGCGCCGTGGCGATGCGGGCGGCCGGGATGAAGAAGGAGAACCTCCAGGCCATCACGGCCATCATGGACCAGTACCGGCAGCTGCAGGGCCTCCCGCCCGTCGACGACCCCTCCAGCCCGGAATGA
- a CDS encoding NAD-dependent epimerase/dehydratase family protein, protein MSLHVVMGYGPAGAATARLLAEQGHSVRVVTRSGRDPEPGIEHVALDAADRERLTAVARGAAAIHHCAAPPYHRWVREWPPLVAAACAAAEDTGAVLVMLGNLYGYGPVDGPMTEGLPLAATGPKGRVRAAGWEQARALHEQGRIRAVEVRAGDFFGPGVTDGGHLARRVVPALLRGKPVSALGDPDAPHSWTYLPDVAAAMAEAAGEERAWGRPWHIPTEPPRSVREMAELIAAAAGTGPAVVRSIPPAVLGLAGLFSPLMRELKEIRYQFDRPFVVDSSAYEAAFAVRATPLDEQVKATLDWWRALPDSAR, encoded by the coding sequence GTGAGTCTTCATGTCGTCATGGGTTACGGGCCCGCGGGCGCTGCCACCGCCCGTCTGCTGGCCGAGCAAGGACATTCCGTACGCGTCGTCACCAGGTCGGGCAGAGACCCGGAACCGGGGATCGAGCACGTCGCGCTCGACGCGGCCGACCGGGAGCGGCTGACCGCCGTGGCGCGTGGTGCGGCGGCGATCCACCACTGCGCCGCGCCGCCCTACCACCGCTGGGTGCGCGAATGGCCACCGCTCGTCGCCGCCGCCTGCGCCGCGGCCGAGGACACCGGGGCCGTACTGGTCATGCTGGGCAACCTCTACGGCTACGGGCCGGTGGACGGGCCCATGACCGAGGGGCTGCCCCTCGCGGCGACCGGCCCCAAGGGGCGGGTACGCGCCGCCGGGTGGGAGCAGGCGCGGGCACTGCACGAGCAGGGCCGCATCAGGGCGGTCGAGGTACGGGCCGGCGACTTCTTCGGCCCCGGCGTCACCGACGGCGGGCACCTCGCCCGACGGGTCGTGCCGGCGCTGCTGCGCGGCAAGCCGGTCTCCGCGCTGGGGGATCCCGACGCCCCGCACAGCTGGACCTACCTCCCCGACGTGGCAGCGGCGATGGCCGAGGCCGCCGGCGAGGAGCGGGCCTGGGGCCGTCCCTGGCACATCCCGACCGAACCCCCGCGCTCCGTACGGGAGATGGCCGAACTGATCGCCGCCGCTGCGGGAACCGGTCCCGCGGTGGTGCGCAGCATTCCTCCGGCGGTACTGGGCCTCGCGGGGCTGTTCTCCCCGCTGATGCGCGAACTCAAGGAGATCCGCTACCAGTTCGACCGCCCCTTCGTCGTCGATTCGAGCGCCTACGAAGCCGCCTTCGCGGTGCGTGCCACTCCCCTCGACGAACAGGTCAAGGCCACCCTCGACTGGTGGCGCGCACTCCCGGACTCCGCCCGATGA
- a CDS encoding TetR/AcrR family transcriptional regulator, which yields MNVSATQSSDDLALTAVVKDAARRQLAQHGASGLSLDAVARGGGLDVSAVEALFPHRDDLLTALVVDAYDASGAAMEQADRAAADAGAPAGARLLAVARALRGWSFAHPAEFTLIYGSPVPGYHAPQDTVPPASRTPAVLAGILRSALEGGELTPPRRTLPGPSLLRPEALALFGGAPPAPFSDIVERGIALWSSLIGLLVFQVFSRTHDSVRDEAAYFDQAVAVTAETVGLVVPLGEGDR from the coding sequence ATGAACGTTTCCGCAACGCAATCGAGTGACGACCTGGCCCTGACGGCGGTGGTGAAGGACGCCGCCCGCCGACAACTGGCGCAACACGGGGCGTCAGGACTGTCCTTGGACGCCGTGGCCCGCGGCGGCGGTCTGGACGTCAGTGCTGTGGAAGCCCTCTTCCCGCACCGGGACGACCTGCTGACGGCGCTGGTCGTCGACGCCTACGACGCGTCCGGGGCCGCGATGGAGCAGGCCGACCGGGCCGCCGCGGACGCCGGTGCGCCGGCGGGCGCCCGCCTCCTCGCGGTGGCCCGCGCCCTGCGGGGGTGGTCGTTCGCCCACCCCGCCGAGTTCACGCTGATCTACGGCTCGCCCGTACCCGGCTACCACGCCCCGCAGGACACCGTCCCGCCCGCCTCGCGCACTCCCGCAGTGCTCGCCGGCATCCTCCGCTCGGCGCTGGAAGGCGGGGAACTGACCCCGCCCCGGCGGACGCTGCCGGGCCCGTCGCTGCTCCGGCCGGAGGCCCTGGCCCTCTTCGGAGGCGCGCCCCCGGCTCCGTTCTCGGACATCGTCGAGCGCGGCATCGCCCTGTGGAGCAGCCTGATCGGCCTGTTGGTCTTCCAGGTCTTCAGCCGGACGCACGACAGCGTCCGCGACGAGGCCGCCTACTTCGACCAGGCCGTCGCCGTGACGGCCGAGACCGTCGGCCTCGTGGTCCCACTGGGCGAGGGCGACCGCTGA
- a CDS encoding MAB_1171c family putative transporter: MNAIRTLCFATAALSSYAALFYRLSQVRRSWRDSAYRALIATLLLQCLTFTMGAVAMGGGSILGVGNLAILIMHLAAVAFCVAAQIILLRWAATDEAAARGTRYWLITGIALDVLLTVLFFLADGPGRPASDFDGTNRPLLLTYLLVFIVSQAVPCVTIYRQCGPYARMTDNASLRQALRMLSVAAVVLFLYCTARTVNILTLAAGVDIGAWKLASNVFSASGIVILSLSLINSLWGPPVSRLAEWARSYRSYRALHPLWRDLYEASPDIALEPPGPSVSDLNYRLHRRVVEIRDGWRDLRPYIDRETSAAGAAGGMSGGEAGAELRQAFAEAAQIRQALEAKRTGIVPDHSKDAGDFDDRDTDNFVAEVAWLTQVAAAYSKLSKAS, encoded by the coding sequence GTGAACGCGATCCGAACCCTCTGCTTCGCGACAGCGGCGCTCTCCTCCTACGCCGCGCTCTTCTACCGCCTCTCCCAGGTCCGCCGCAGCTGGCGCGACAGCGCCTACCGCGCGCTGATCGCCACCCTGCTGCTCCAGTGCCTCACCTTCACCATGGGCGCCGTCGCCATGGGCGGCGGGAGCATCCTGGGCGTGGGCAACCTGGCCATCCTCATCATGCACCTGGCCGCCGTCGCCTTCTGCGTCGCGGCGCAGATCATCCTGCTGCGCTGGGCGGCGACGGACGAGGCGGCGGCTCGCGGCACCCGGTACTGGCTGATCACCGGCATCGCCCTGGACGTGCTGCTGACGGTGCTGTTCTTCCTCGCGGACGGCCCCGGCCGACCGGCCTCGGACTTCGACGGCACCAACAGGCCGCTGCTGCTGACCTACCTCCTGGTCTTCATCGTGTCCCAGGCGGTGCCGTGCGTGACGATCTACCGCCAGTGCGGCCCGTACGCCCGGATGACGGACAACGCCTCGCTGCGGCAGGCCCTGCGGATGCTCTCGGTCGCCGCCGTGGTGCTGTTCCTCTACTGCACGGCCCGTACGGTGAACATCCTGACCCTGGCGGCCGGGGTGGACATCGGCGCGTGGAAGCTCGCCTCCAACGTCTTCAGCGCCTCGGGCATCGTGATCCTCTCCCTGAGCCTGATCAACTCCCTGTGGGGGCCGCCCGTTTCACGGCTGGCGGAGTGGGCCCGCAGCTACCGGTCCTACCGGGCGCTGCACCCGCTGTGGCGGGACCTGTACGAGGCCTCGCCGGACATCGCGCTGGAGCCCCCGGGACCCTCGGTATCCGACCTGAACTACCGGCTGCACCGCCGCGTGGTGGAAATCCGGGACGGCTGGCGGGACTTGAGGCCCTACATCGACCGTGAGACCAGCGCCGCCGGCGCCGCGGGCGGGATGTCGGGCGGGGAGGCGGGCGCTGAGCTGCGTCAGGCCTTCGCCGAAGCGGCGCAGATCAGGCAGGCCCTGGAGGCGAAGCGGACGGGGATCGTGCCCGACCACAGCAAGGACGCGGGCGACTTCGACGACCGCGACACCGACAACTTCGTGGCGGAAGTCGCCTGGCTCACCCAGGTTGCCGCCGCCTACAGTAAGCTCAGCAAGGCGAGTTGA
- a CDS encoding toxin — protein sequence MRSARKERSADQDRRSRLKKLRKAGAERIAELDLPESTDVAELCRHLGEARGRPIILVPMQMPSSHPCGMWVAARDEDLIFYDANTTSAHQEHIILHELGHIICCHRGAGGLDETAARLLFPNLDPELVRDMLLRAAYDDVQEQEAEIIAYLLSQRMGGAEGRDGAAPSAEAGPAGDPGTSAMLSRIERTLF from the coding sequence ATGAGGAGCGCCCGGAAGGAGCGGTCGGCGGACCAGGACCGCCGCAGCCGGCTCAAGAAGCTGCGGAAGGCCGGCGCGGAGCGGATCGCCGAGCTCGACCTGCCGGAGTCGACCGACGTGGCCGAGCTGTGCCGGCACCTCGGCGAGGCGCGGGGCCGCCCGATCATCCTGGTCCCGATGCAGATGCCCTCGTCGCACCCGTGCGGCATGTGGGTAGCCGCCCGCGACGAGGACCTCATCTTCTACGACGCCAACACCACCAGCGCGCATCAGGAGCACATCATCTTGCACGAGCTGGGCCACATCATCTGCTGCCATCGCGGCGCCGGCGGGCTGGACGAGACGGCCGCCCGCCTGCTCTTCCCCAACCTCGACCCCGAACTCGTCCGCGACATGCTCCTGCGGGCGGCCTACGACGACGTGCAGGAGCAGGAGGCGGAGATCATCGCCTACCTGCTCTCGCAGCGGATGGGCGGCGCGGAGGGCCGGGACGGCGCCGCCCCCTCCGCGGAGGCGGGACCGGCCGGCGACCCCGGCACCAGCGCCATGCTCAGCCGGATCGAACGAACGCTGTTCTGA
- a CDS encoding aminotransferase class I/II-fold pyridoxal phosphate-dependent enzyme yields the protein MTAVTGTPPPAGREAIAVVGMACRFPGARNPNDYWRLLTAPRAQFSAIPDSRWRGAAFLSDDFRDASSTYTDTMALLPDVAGFDAAHYGIPPRRATAMDPQHRLLIDLAREAIQDAGWEADGFDREETSVVTALTESGYRNLSTMQIRMRQLAGGEFGAPAADPEWQETVRAVPGLHGTSVAGLLLNMGPNTISSVFDLHGESYALDSACSGGLMAVANAVHALRAGRSRIAIAGGAQLILTPDLLVGLCRIGAISRSGRCLPFGAEADGFVLGEGAGVLVLRPLADARAAGDRVYAVIRGVGTANDGTVQGGLHPQAGGQLRALRRAYRDADLPPGAVGYLEAHGTGTTVGDPVELAVLGELRGADAAPAHLGAVKAVVGHSLNSAGMAGLIKTVLAVQRGVIPPQPEFGLADTAALDAARLTVPTAPVPWSGNGLPRRAGVSAFGFGGTGVHMVVEECPEPPAPPAPAEGPYELVLTARDRPGLARYARDVARTLTEDRPPLARVADTLARRAPLAERLALVARDTADAAARLGAAASELETGRSGAGEPVPPTAEPRSAGRTPPCTLPPSPLAPRRHWVVDDAAREAPDPAVRPVAVRAPAGHAAPAPAPAVSAAPAASAVSVASGEDAASLVLAEVSRTGVFPLSDLGEDMKLVAGLGFDSLMLQELAVNIGKHAPGFPSEELFTPGLTVGGLIALLDPDRAGPAASGRPPSDAAPPAAEWRADAASVDDFPEVALFEQRLDAVKASGAAFPYFRVHEGTIRDTTVIGDRSYLSFGSYNYLGISGHPAVNEAVHRAVERYGTSVSASRALSGERELTVRLERALAGFLGVGDCLTLVSGHATNVTAIGHLVGAGDLILHDALAHDSILQGCALSGAARRPFAHNDADSLEHLLRLNRSRFRRVLIVVEGAYSMDGDLADLPAFIKLKRRYGALLMVDEAHSIGTVGEQGRGIGEFYGVDRSDVDLWMGTLSKSFASCGGYLGGSARMVRWLRHTLPGFVYSVGLTPANAAAALAATELITAEPHRVSTLRRNSALFLGLAAAAGLATGASSDTPIVPVVLGDSARTLHVADRLFARGVIADPIFHPAVEEGLSRLRFFLTCEHREDDIRRAVAAVAEEVDASAGT from the coding sequence ATGACCGCCGTGACGGGGACGCCCCCGCCGGCGGGGCGCGAGGCGATAGCGGTCGTGGGCATGGCCTGCCGGTTCCCGGGAGCCCGAAATCCGAACGACTACTGGCGGCTCCTGACGGCCCCGCGGGCACAGTTCTCCGCCATCCCGGACTCCCGCTGGCGCGGCGCCGCCTTCCTCAGCGACGACTTCCGCGACGCGTCGTCCACCTACACCGACACCATGGCGCTGCTGCCGGACGTGGCCGGCTTCGACGCCGCGCACTACGGGATACCCCCGCGCCGGGCCACCGCGATGGACCCCCAGCACCGGCTGCTCATCGACCTCGCCCGCGAGGCGATCCAGGACGCGGGGTGGGAGGCCGACGGCTTCGACCGTGAGGAGACCTCGGTGGTCACGGCCCTCACCGAGAGCGGCTACCGAAACCTCAGCACCATGCAGATACGCATGCGCCAGCTGGCCGGCGGCGAGTTCGGAGCCCCCGCGGCGGACCCGGAATGGCAGGAGACCGTACGCGCGGTCCCCGGCCTGCACGGCACGTCCGTCGCCGGCCTGCTCCTCAACATGGGCCCCAACACGATCAGTTCGGTTTTCGACCTGCACGGCGAGAGCTACGCCCTGGACTCCGCGTGCTCCGGTGGGCTCATGGCCGTCGCCAACGCGGTGCACGCACTGCGTGCGGGCCGCTCCCGCATCGCGATCGCCGGTGGCGCCCAGCTGATCCTCACCCCGGACCTGCTGGTGGGGCTGTGCCGGATAGGCGCCATCTCCCGCAGCGGCAGATGCCTGCCCTTCGGCGCCGAGGCCGACGGCTTCGTGCTCGGGGAGGGCGCCGGCGTCCTGGTGCTGAGGCCGCTCGCCGACGCCCGGGCCGCCGGGGACCGCGTCTACGCGGTGATCCGCGGCGTGGGCACGGCCAACGACGGGACCGTACAGGGCGGACTGCACCCCCAGGCGGGCGGACAGCTCAGGGCCCTGCGGCGGGCCTACCGCGACGCCGATCTGCCCCCGGGTGCGGTGGGCTACCTGGAGGCGCACGGCACCGGGACCACCGTCGGCGACCCCGTCGAGCTCGCGGTCCTGGGCGAACTGCGCGGTGCGGACGCCGCCCCGGCCCACCTCGGCGCGGTCAAGGCCGTCGTCGGGCACTCGCTCAACTCCGCGGGCATGGCCGGACTCATCAAGACGGTCCTGGCCGTGCAGCGTGGGGTGATCCCGCCGCAGCCGGAGTTCGGCCTCGCCGACACCGCCGCCCTCGACGCCGCGCGGCTGACCGTCCCCACGGCGCCGGTCCCGTGGTCCGGGAACGGCCTGCCCCGCCGAGCCGGGGTGAGCGCCTTCGGCTTCGGCGGTACCGGCGTGCACATGGTCGTGGAGGAGTGCCCGGAGCCGCCCGCGCCGCCGGCACCGGCCGAGGGACCGTACGAACTGGTCCTGACCGCCCGGGACCGGCCCGGGCTGGCCCGGTACGCGCGAGACGTGGCACGGACCCTCACCGAGGACCGGCCGCCGCTGGCCCGGGTGGCGGACACCCTGGCCCGCCGCGCGCCCCTGGCGGAGCGCCTGGCCCTGGTGGCGCGGGACACCGCCGACGCGGCGGCCCGGCTGGGCGCGGCGGCCTCGGAGCTGGAGACCGGGCGCTCCGGCGCCGGGGAGCCCGTGCCGCCGACGGCCGAACCCCGCTCCGCGGGCCGTACGCCGCCGTGCACCCTGCCCCCGAGCCCGCTCGCCCCGCGCCGCCACTGGGTCGTGGACGACGCGGCACGCGAGGCCCCCGACCCCGCCGTGCGCCCAGTGGCGGTGCGTGCGCCGGCCGGGCACGCTGCTCCCGCCCCTGCCCCTGCTGTATCCGCTGCCCCCGCCGCATCCGCTGTTTCCGTCGCTTCGGGCGAGGACGCCGCGTCCCTCGTGCTGGCGGAGGTGTCGCGCACCGGGGTGTTCCCGCTCTCGGACCTCGGCGAGGACATGAAGCTCGTGGCCGGCCTCGGCTTCGACTCCCTCATGCTCCAGGAGCTGGCGGTCAACATCGGCAAGCACGCGCCCGGCTTCCCCTCCGAGGAGCTGTTCACGCCCGGACTCACCGTCGGCGGGCTGATCGCACTGCTCGATCCGGACCGTGCCGGGCCGGCCGCCTCCGGCCGGCCGCCGTCCGACGCTGCGCCGCCGGCGGCCGAGTGGCGTGCCGACGCCGCGAGCGTCGACGACTTCCCGGAGGTGGCCCTCTTTGAGCAGCGTCTGGACGCGGTCAAGGCCAGTGGCGCGGCCTTCCCGTACTTCCGTGTCCACGAGGGCACCATCCGCGACACCACCGTGATCGGCGACCGCTCGTACCTCTCCTTCGGCAGCTACAACTACCTGGGGATCTCCGGCCATCCGGCCGTCAACGAAGCCGTCCACCGGGCGGTGGAGCGGTACGGGACCTCGGTCTCCGCGAGCCGCGCCCTCTCGGGCGAGCGGGAGCTCACGGTCCGGCTGGAACGCGCCCTTGCCGGCTTCCTCGGCGTGGGGGACTGCCTCACGCTCGTCAGCGGCCACGCCACCAACGTCACCGCGATCGGGCACCTCGTCGGCGCCGGGGACCTGATCCTGCACGACGCGCTGGCCCACGACAGCATCCTCCAGGGCTGTGCCCTGTCGGGGGCGGCGAGACGCCCGTTCGCCCACAACGACGCCGACAGCCTGGAACACCTGCTGCGGCTCAACCGGTCCCGCTTCCGGCGGGTGCTGATCGTCGTCGAGGGCGCCTACAGCATGGACGGCGACCTGGCCGACCTGCCCGCCTTCATCAAGCTGAAGAGGCGGTACGGAGCCCTGCTGATGGTCGACGAGGCGCACAGCATCGGCACCGTCGGCGAACAGGGCCGCGGAATCGGTGAGTTCTACGGCGTCGACCGGTCCGACGTGGACCTGTGGATGGGCACCCTGTCCAAGTCCTTCGCCAGCTGCGGGGGTTACCTCGGCGGCTCGGCCCGCATGGTGCGCTGGCTGCGGCACACCCTCCCGGGCTTCGTCTACAGCGTGGGGCTCACCCCGGCCAACGCGGCCGCCGCCCTGGCCGCCACGGAGCTGATCACCGCGGAACCGCACCGGGTGAGCACGCTCAGACGCAACTCCGCACTGTTCCTCGGTCTGGCCGCGGCGGCCGGCCTGGCGACCGGCGCCAGTTCGGACACTCCGATCGTGCCGGTCGTCCTCGGCGATTCGGCGCGCACCCTGCATGTCGCCGACCGGCTCTTCGCCCGCGGGGTGATCGCCGATCCGATCTTCCACCCCGCCGTCGAGGAGGGTTTGTCGAGACTGCGGTTCTTCCTCACGTGTGAGCACCGCGAGGACGACATCCGCCGGGCGGTCGCCGCCGTGGCCGAGGAGGTGGACGCTTCCGCGGGAACCTGA